DNA sequence from the Acanthochromis polyacanthus isolate Apoly-LR-REF ecotype Palm Island chromosome 5, KAUST_Apoly_ChrSc, whole genome shotgun sequence genome:
GCACATGATCAGCAATAACACTATCCATACTCCGTGTAAGCACTTTCACAGCCCGACTTGCCGAGCTTGTGTTTTCGTTTAGGTCATGGGAGagaaatgggaaaaaataaCTGTACAAGCAGAGTATCAGATGGCAGGTTCTCTGCTGATGCAAACAGGATCGGACAGAAAAATCTCTTTACCAACAAAACTGTGCTGCAGCATTTAACAAAATATAACACAACATTTcttccccccctccctcctgtTTTATAGATTACCAAAAGGGCTGAATCCAGAATTAGCGTCCAGCTGCCTGAATGATAACCAGGAGGTGGGAGGCCCTGCCAGGATCTTCAGCGTGGCTCTGGTTGTGGTGTTTCCTCTGTCTCCCAGACCAGGCTGATAGACGGAGGTGTGGCTGCAGTGACGAGATAGTGTGATGGAGGTGCCGCTTGTCAACTTTGAAAACATGGATGATGTCGGCATCAACCTGGGAGACCCGAACGACTCTGGATACCCGACCTCTCCCACCTCAGAGGGCCCCGATCAGACTCTCCTAACCCACCGTTTGACTTCTCCTCACCAGTCGCCACACAGAGGACGGCGTGGGCATCACTCCGCTCAGGAGGGGTTGTCGCCTTCCACTCCTCCGACTCTGACCACGAAGGCGAACTCCAGCAGCGGCAGTTTGATCTCCAATCTGAAGCTCCTGATCAACAGTGAGTCTCCCACTGACAGCGTCTTCAGCAAGATGCCGAAGGAACACTATGAAAATGAAGACTTGTTTGAAAGGCACTGCCTGgaagaaaaagatgagaaagTCATCATTAATGTTTCGGGCTTGATGTTTGAGACCCAGCTCAGCACCCTGAACAGGTTTCCGGAGACGCTGCTCGGTGACCCCATGAAGAGGATAAGCTACTTTGACCCAATGAGAAATGAGTACTTTTTTGACAGAAACCGCCCGTCCTTCGATGGGATTCTCTACTACTACCAGTCAGGGGGCAGAATCCGCAGACCAGCCAATGTTCCCTTGGATGTTTTTGCTAATGAAATAGTTTTCTATGAGCTGGGTCACGAAGCGATGGAGCAGTTCCGCGAAGACGAAGGCTTCATCAAAGAGCCCGAAGTCCTTTTGCCCAGCAACGAGCTCCAGCGACAGTTCTGGCTCCTGTTTGAATACCCAGAGAGCTCCAGCGCTGCCAGATCTGTAGCTctggtttctgtgtttgtcaTCGTCATATCCATCTTCATCTTCTGCCTGGAGACTCTGCCAGAGTTCAGGGACGACAATGACTTTCCTCCGGGTTTAACCCAAATTATTAACGGGACCCAAGACGGTTCCGCCCCGCATCCCGCCGCTAAAGACATCATGGCGTACGTCACAGACCCCTTTTTCATCGTGGAGACTATCTGCATCATTTGGTTCTGCTTCGAAGTCGGCGTTCGCTTTGTGGTGTGCCCCAGCAAGAGTGATTTCTTCAACAACATCATGAATATCATCGACATCGTGTCTATAATTCCCTACTTTGTAACCCTGGGAACAGAGCTGGCTACCACGCCCGACGACGACATGAACTCCAGTCAGAACATGTCCCTGGCGATCCTAAGAATCATCCGACTCGTGAGGGTCTTCAGAATTTTTAAGCTTTCCCGACACTCGAAGGGGCTTCAGATTCTGGGGCAGACCCTGAAGGCCAGCATGAGGGAACTGGGGCTGCTCATCTTCTTCCTTTTCATAGGAGTCATCCTGTTCTCAAGTGCCATCTACTTTGCAGAAGTGGATGAGCCCCAGACGCAGTTCGTCAGCATCCCTGACGGCTTCTGGTGGGCCGTGGTGACCATGACCACCGTGGGCTATGGAGACATGTGCCCCATCACCATGGGGGGAAAAATGGTCGGCACTCTCTGTGCCATTGCCGGTGTCCTGACCATCGCCTTGCCCGTCCCCGTCATCGTCTCCAACTTTAACTATTTCTACCACCGAGAGACTGAGCAGGAGGAGAAACAGGTGATGGATGCGGCAGCAGAGGCTGCCCAGAAAATGTCAGCGGCTAACAAGTACGGAAGCACGCTTTCACTGAACAAAAGTAACGGCACCTGGCAGAACGAGAAGAACGGCATGCACTGATAGGACGGCGTTTATTTACACAAAGGGCATGGAAAACACACACGGACAAACCAAACATATCCATCAGTGAGACACACCGGGTGATCAGCTCATCCTCCTTGCTGTTTTGTACTCAAACATGGCAGCATTTGTGCGGTTAATTACAGTATTAATAGGCACTGTGTGGCGGGACGGCATTTACACGAGCCGTCTGCCTGCATGTGGATGTGTCAAAGTGCAATTAACACAACTCAGCAGCTACTGTCAGTTAGCTTTGGTGGGAAAGACTGAAAGGAACGTGATAGCTCATAGGTGCTACAGACAGTAGCACAAATGAGCTTGAAAATGTAGATTGTCAGATCGAATATTGTACAGACAAGAAAGGTAATGCAGGTTGTGAAATGTCCTTCTGGGTGAGTTTATCCCActtgagaaaagaaaacaaaagggtGTGCTAATCGTAGCATTTGAACTGGAAGTATACTCAGATCTCATATTCCGTCACAGCTCCATGTTAGTCGGCACGCCGTCGCATTCAGCAAAATCTAGATAGGACTTGGCATGGTTTTCAAGGGCAAGCGAATGTGTCCAGTGTAAGGCAA
Encoded proteins:
- the LOC110955599 gene encoding potassium voltage-gated channel subfamily A member 10-like; protein product: MEVPLVNFENMDDVGINLGDPNDSGYPTSPTSEGPDQTLLTHRLTSPHQSPHRGRRGHHSAQEGLSPSTPPTLTTKANSSSGSLISNLKLLINSESPTDSVFSKMPKEHYENEDLFERHCLEEKDEKVIINVSGLMFETQLSTLNRFPETLLGDPMKRISYFDPMRNEYFFDRNRPSFDGILYYYQSGGRIRRPANVPLDVFANEIVFYELGHEAMEQFREDEGFIKEPEVLLPSNELQRQFWLLFEYPESSSAARSVALVSVFVIVISIFIFCLETLPEFRDDNDFPPGLTQIINGTQDGSAPHPAAKDIMAYVTDPFFIVETICIIWFCFEVGVRFVVCPSKSDFFNNIMNIIDIVSIIPYFVTLGTELATTPDDDMNSSQNMSLAILRIIRLVRVFRIFKLSRHSKGLQILGQTLKASMRELGLLIFFLFIGVILFSSAIYFAEVDEPQTQFVSIPDGFWWAVVTMTTVGYGDMCPITMGGKMVGTLCAIAGVLTIALPVPVIVSNFNYFYHRETEQEEKQVMDAAAEAAQKMSAANKYGSTLSLNKSNGTWQNEKNGMH